The DNA segment GCCGTTAGAGACGGGCAAGACAATTTCGTGTGATGTGCTGGTTATAGGTAGCGGCGGAGCCGGTCTTAGAGCCGCAATTGCTGCAAAATCAACAGGTGCGGATGTTGTGATGGCCTCCAAGTTGAACATCGGAAAAACATCGAATACCTACATTTCTAAAGGTGTCATGGCCACCTTGGGATTCGGACCCGCTGAAGACAATATTGACAAGTATATTGATGATACATTGAAAGTAGGGCGTTTTTTGAACGACCGGGCTATGGTCGAAGCTATCGCCCGACAACAAGAAAATGAAACTGCTTTTTTACAGCAATGCGGTGCTGCATTTGCCATGGACGGAGACAAACCGATGTTGCTGCATATCCCCGGGCATCAATATCCCAGACATTTGGTCGCAGCCAATTGGAGGGGTAGTGATATCGTTTTTCCTCTGAAACACTTCGCTGCCAAACAAGGTGTTGTATTTGAAGAACATCTGTTTGTTTCCAGCATTCTATCATCAGATGGTCGCGTTTCGGGAGCCTGTGGTATCACAACGGATGGACGTTTCATAACAATATTGGCGCCTGCCGTGGTATTGGCAACAGGAGGGTACTCTCAAATTTTTATGAACACCAATAATGTTCCTGGTATTACCGGAGATGGGCAGGCCCTTTGTTATGAACTGGGATTACCGCTCAAGGACATGGAATTTGTCCAGTTTTATCCAACAGCTATGGGCAGAAGAGGCAGTCGTCTCTTGTTGAATGAAAAACTTTTAGCACAAGATGGCGTCTCTCTGAAAAACCAAGCAGGTGAAAACATAATTAAAAAATATGGATTTGATGACTTTCTGACCGTAACCCGGGATTTGCTGGCCCAGATAATGATGAGGGAGACTGTAAAAGGAATCGTTGTGCTGGATCTCACTCATATGCCGTCAGGCATAGATAAGCAACTATCGCATTTGCTCCCTGCCTCCTACTGGAAAGGTGAAAAACGTTTTCAGGTGGTGCCGACGGCCCATTTCTGCATGGGTGGTGCCATAACAGACGACTATGGACAAACTCCCCTGGCCGGACTTTTTGCCGCCGGGGAAATCGCGGCCGGGGCACACGGTGCAAACAGACTGGGCGGCAATTCTCTTTCTGAAATTTTTTCCATGGGATCCATTTCAGGCAGCTGTGCGGCTGTACAGACAAAAACACCCCAGAAACCCAATGTGATTAAATCTCTTGCCGACAATGAGAGATATAGAATAGATCAGCAGTTTTCTTCAAGGGGCACAGATTCGGACGAACTTCTATCCAATCTAAAACAAGTAATGTGGCATAAGGCGGGAATCCTGCGCCATAGAGCCCATCTGGAACAGGCGCTGCAAATGCTTGAAAATCCATGGCCGGATATTCGTGTGAGAACTCCTGCCGAATTGATCAAATCACTTGAACTCTATAACATGCGACTGATTGCCACAGCCGTCTGCAAGGCCGCACTTATGCGAACTGAAAGTCGGGGATCCCATTTCCGAACGGATTTTTCCATAGAAGACAACGATAATTGGCTTAAGAATATTATAATCCATAAAACAGAATCTGGCATGACATGCAAAGCACAGCCCGCTTCCTCGGTCCATCCTGATTAAACATTCCCGGATATACTCACTGCGTATATCCAGAGATTTTCATTGAGTACTGCTAATTTCTGCGAACTTCTCTTGACATTGATTGATATTTTGATTAAATACTAAACAATTGGTAAAAGTAAAATTTAAGTCACTTTTCCGGGCTCCCCAAGGCTGTGTATTCCATGAATCAGCTGCAAACTAGTTTTGTAATCCATGCAAAAAACCTGGGATTCAGGAGAATATATTCTTACCCCGAGGACAAGGCCCCCGACTTAAAATTGAGATCCAACAATTGCCCTTACCGACATATCTCCGACAAAACAGTATTCGGACAGAACGTATAGCGTATTGCGATGTAGAAAATGATAATATACTTTTTTTTAAGAATTAAGTTATAATTATTTCTTGCAAATTAGGCTGGCAAGTAGATTTTTCGAATTTCCAACAGATTGAAATTATGCGCAAAGCTCAATTGAGTGCCCCGCGAACTTTTTAACGGATAGAATTAAAGAAATAACAAAATTCGGAACCGAGTTTCATGCACGATATAATTACTGAACTACAAAGCTTTGGTGTCCGTCTTGCATTACCCGGGCATGAAAGCAAAGGTGGTGCAGGACCTACGGAGGGCAGCGCATTTATTGTTAATGGTGTAGTTTTTTCTGCCCCTATTGCGGGTCATTATATAAAAAAATCCCCTTATTCATTGCAAAAAGAGGGACAAAATTATCTTCTTTTAAAAAATAATCGGAAGATCGCCTCCATTGATGTTGTAGCAGAACCCAAATTTTATCATTACAAAACAGATGATGGTGTTCCATATAGGAAATTCGCGTTGCTCCACGGCAAGGACTGCCTTGCGACAACCGTGCTGCAGAATTGTGTTCACTGGAAAAAGGGACAGCAATGTGCCTTCTGCGCAACAGAAATTTCCCTTTCAAATAATTCCACTGTAAAATATAAGACGCCCACACAACTGTCGCAGGTTGTACGCGTAGCATATGAGAATGACAATATAACGCATATTGTCCTGACAACAGGTACTGGGGATCCGCCTGGCAGTGAAATTGCTTATCTTGCCCAATGTACAAAAGCAATTAAAGCCCAGGTAGATATCCCTATACAAGTTCAATGCGCGCCGCCACCGGATCTTTCTTTGATTGATCAACTCCATGATGCCGGGGCAGAGGCTGTTGGCATTCATGTGGAAAGCTTTGACCAAGCCATCCTAAAAGCAGTTGCACCTGCCAAGGCGGATATCGGCCTGGCCCATTATGAAAAGGCGTGGAAAAGGGCAGTGGATTTGTTTGGTCCAAACCAGGTAAGCAGTTTTCTAATATCAGGGCTTGGCGAAACCCGGGAATCCATCCTTTGGGGAAGCGAATTTCTGGCAGATTTGGGAGTGTTTCCATTTGTCGTGCCGCTGAGACCGATTCCGGGATCAAAGCTTCAGGATCAAACACCGCCGAATCCTGAATATATGAAAGGGATTTATAAAGCTGTTGCCAGAATAATTCAAAAAAAGGGGCTTTCATCAAAGGCGGCCAAGGCAGGGTGTGTTAAATGCGGCGCTTGCTCCGCTTTGTCTGTTTATGAGAGCCTGCTTGCAAACACGACCGGACGCACTGACCCTTTTCCTGAAATTATTTGTCACAGTGCCAGAACGTTAGAGGAAAAAGACAAAGCCTACCAGATCCGTAAGAAAGTGTTTGTTGAAGAGCAGGCAATATTCAAAAATTCTGATACAGATGAATACGATGAAGATGCTATTCATCTTGTTGCAGAAAAAAAAGGAAAAATTATCGGAACGGTTAGAATTTATAAAGCCCCTTCAAATGATGGGCACTGGATAGGCGGGCGTCTCGCAGTGGCTATGGATGAACGCCACACCCACGCCGGGGCTTTTCTTGTAAAAGAAGCGATGAAAAGGGTTAAAAAAAGAGGATGCCGTCTTTTTACTGCTAAAATACAGGAAAACAACGTTCCTTTTTTTATAAAGTGTGGTTGGGAACCGATTGGGGAGGTAAAAGATCATTTTGGTGTACCTCACCTAGAGATGAAAGCGGACTTGAACCGCGTAGAAGATGACTCAAAATAAGGCATATATTTGAATGGTTGACAACGCTAACGGCTCGCCATCTTTATCAGGAAATGACGAATTAGACGATATTGTTCAGGCTGTCCGGAACTATCTTGGACTTGTCCGAAAGAATTCCATAAAATATGTTTTTGAGATTCTGAAGCAGACCCATCAGTTCGGTATCCAACTGCCAAACTATGGAGATGATGCGGCTGTGATCCCCTGGAAAGGCGAATACCTGCTTTTGGCCGCAGATGGTATGATGGCCGGACTTCTTATCAATGAGCCTTATGCTGCAGGAAAAGCAGCTGTAATGGTCACAGTTAATGATATTTACGCAATGGGCGGGCGCCCTATTGGCATGGTCAATGTTTTGGCAAGTGGAGATGAGCGCCAGCGAAGCAGTATTGTGAATGGAATTGAAAAGGGATGCCGGAAACTTCAGGTGCCCATGTTGGGAGGTCATACCCATCCGGACACAGCAACAGGAGAGGCCTCGCTGAGTGTTGCAATTTTAGGATCTGCCACAAAACTTCTCAGATCTCATCAAGCCAGGGAAGGGGATGATCTGATTCTGGGGATTGATCTCAATGGGCGCCGCGGGTGTAAATCTGTAGTAAGCTGGGATGCAAATTCCGGGAGCACTCCGGAGCAACTCCTCTTTCGATTGGAGGCTTTGCCAGAAATAGCAGAAAAGGAATTGTCTTGTGCAGCCAAGGATATCAGCAATGCCGGCATACTTGGCACGATTTCCATCATGCTTGAAAATTCAGGTAAAGGCGGAGAAATTGATATTGAGGCGATACCAAGGCCAATGAGCATTGGATTAATCGATTGGCTTCATTGCTTTCAGAGTTTTGGATTTATTTTGGCTGTTCAGCCGGAGCATTCCAAAGAGGTGCAGGATCTGTTTCTGGCAAGAAATATCGATTCTGCAATAGTTGGGAAAGTCACCTCCTCGCCCCTTGTCCGTGTTCACAAGGGTAGCAAAAGAAAAACTCTATTTAATTTTGAAAAAGAGGAGATTACCGGGATACGTTTTGATCCGAAGTGTTTGGCACCGGGTAAAAATGGATTGAAAAAGGCGTTTTAACAATGCTCAAGTTGAAGTGCTCCGGAAAAGAAGATGTCGGCAAAGACAACTTGCGCGATTCATTTCCAAAAAAAATTTTGGAAATGGGGGAGTCTCTATGAAAGCCTCATTGACTAGTATCCGAATATTATTTCTTACCCTTTTTTTTGTGATTGTTTTTCTGGCTGTAAGTTGGGCCGGAGATCCCGTTTCTGTCAGGATGGCTTATTTGCAAAATGATATCCACCACTTGGCTTTCTGGGTAGCCGAGGAAGAAGATATTTTTGCGGATGAAGGTGTTATTATAGATACTGTTGGGGCTTTTAGAGCCGGACCGGAAATCATGTCCGCTTTTGCATCCGGTGACTTGGATATGGCCTATGTAGGACAGTCGCCTGCGACCGTGGGGTTTGCAAATAAAGCTGCAGATGTTGTCGTCGTAGCCCAGGTAAATACTGAAGGCACTGCCATCGTCATTAAAAAACAGGACGCGGCCAATTTTGAAAGTTTGCAGGATTTGGCGGGCAAAACCATAGCAATACCGGGTCATGCCACAGTGCAAGAAGCGATTCTGCTAAAAGGCCTGAAGAAAGTGGGATTAAGCAGGAAAGAAATTCATCTAATGGTCCTGAAGCCACCGGATATGATTGGCTCGCTTCGCACTGGGCAAATCGATGCCTTTATCGCATGGGAGCCCTATCCCGCTAAAGCAATAACTAGTGGTGTTGGGAAAATGTTGGCTGCATCCAAAAAATTATGGCCTGAACACCCGTGTTGCGTACTTGTTGTGGAAAAATCCTTTATGAAGGCGCATCCAAGGATTGTTGAAAGGACCATTCAGGCCCACGCCAAAGCCACACAATACGTTTGCCATCATCCGGATAAGGCTGCCCAAATTGCAGTAAAATATACTGGCATGGATGAATTGACAATTCGTAAGGCTATGCAAAATGTTCATTTTACCACTGAATTAAATATAGAAGACGCCAAGGAATATGTAAATTTCCTTTCTGAATTGGGCTATATACAAAAACAGGATCCAGAAGCCTTTATTCGTAATTTCATCCGCCTGGACCTTTTGCCTTCAGAAATTCGATGAATTGGCCCCGGATTGTTATTCCTGTTTTTTGTCTGTGTATTTGGCAGGCTTCCTCCTTTATGGGGATGCTCCCCGAATATAAATTACCTTCGCCTGTGCAAATATTGGATGGTCTTGAGTCCTTGATTACCATAGGGATGCCGCCTGGACATCCTCTTCATTGGCATATATTCTACAGTTTACACAGAGTAGTGGTCGGTTTTTTCTCAGCCATATTGATCGCCTTACCACTTGGATTAATAATGGGATGGTCAAAGGCGATACGCCAAATCCTGGAACCAATTTTTGAGTTTATCCGACCCATACCCCCGTTGGCGTGGATTCCTATCGCGATCCTTTGGTTCGGCATCGGTATAAAGTCTGCTGCTTTTATAATCTTTTTGGGCGCGTTTTTCCCCATATTGCTCAATACTATCTACGGGGTTCGGCGAATCGATCCTATTCTTATTGATGCAGCCCGCACATTAAATGCTTCTTCCCCGGCTATTTTTACGAAAGTCCTTTTGCCAGGGGCTGTACCCTCTATCATAACCGGCATCCGTATAGGGATCGGTATCAGTTGGATGACCCTTATAGCTGCGGAATTTACAGGTGTAAAGTCCGGATACGGACTTGGGTACATGATCATGACAGCGAGGGATATCCAACGACCGGATTTAATTATGGCCGGTATGCTTGTATTCGGTAGCATCGGTTTCAGTGTAGATATTGTGCTTCGGCTCATTGAAAGAAAAATCGTAAGGTGGCGTTGACTGCGCAATGTGTATAGAAATAAAGAATATCAGCAAAACCTATGTGGAGAGTGAGGCTTTGGGTACGCGCATAGCCATACTCGATAACATCAATTTCACTGTGGATTCAGGGTGTTTTGTGTCTATAGTCGGTCCCAGTGGATGCGGGAAAACAACCCTTCTCAAAATTATTGCTGGCCTGATAACGCCAAATCAGGGTTGGGCGAAATTGCAGGGCGAGGACATTCAGCTCGGGGACGAACGAGTCGGTATGGTTTTTCAGGAATATGCT comes from the Desulfosalsimonas propionicica genome and includes:
- a CDS encoding FAD-binding protein — protein: MPLETGKTISCDVLVIGSGGAGLRAAIAAKSTGADVVMASKLNIGKTSNTYISKGVMATLGFGPAEDNIDKYIDDTLKVGRFLNDRAMVEAIARQQENETAFLQQCGAAFAMDGDKPMLLHIPGHQYPRHLVAANWRGSDIVFPLKHFAAKQGVVFEEHLFVSSILSSDGRVSGACGITTDGRFITILAPAVVLATGGYSQIFMNTNNVPGITGDGQALCYELGLPLKDMEFVQFYPTAMGRRGSRLLLNEKLLAQDGVSLKNQAGENIIKKYGFDDFLTVTRDLLAQIMMRETVKGIVVLDLTHMPSGIDKQLSHLLPASYWKGEKRFQVVPTAHFCMGGAITDDYGQTPLAGLFAAGEIAAGAHGANRLGGNSLSEIFSMGSISGSCAAVQTKTPQKPNVIKSLADNERYRIDQQFSSRGTDSDELLSNLKQVMWHKAGILRHRAHLEQALQMLENPWPDIRVRTPAELIKSLELYNMRLIATAVCKAALMRTESRGSHFRTDFSIEDNDNWLKNIIIHKTESGMTCKAQPASSVHPD
- a CDS encoding MSMEG_0568 family radical SAM protein; translation: MHDIITELQSFGVRLALPGHESKGGAGPTEGSAFIVNGVVFSAPIAGHYIKKSPYSLQKEGQNYLLLKNNRKIASIDVVAEPKFYHYKTDDGVPYRKFALLHGKDCLATTVLQNCVHWKKGQQCAFCATEISLSNNSTVKYKTPTQLSQVVRVAYENDNITHIVLTTGTGDPPGSEIAYLAQCTKAIKAQVDIPIQVQCAPPPDLSLIDQLHDAGAEAVGIHVESFDQAILKAVAPAKADIGLAHYEKAWKRAVDLFGPNQVSSFLISGLGETRESILWGSEFLADLGVFPFVVPLRPIPGSKLQDQTPPNPEYMKGIYKAVARIIQKKGLSSKAAKAGCVKCGACSALSVYESLLANTTGRTDPFPEIICHSARTLEEKDKAYQIRKKVFVEEQAIFKNSDTDEYDEDAIHLVAEKKGKIIGTVRIYKAPSNDGHWIGGRLAVAMDERHTHAGAFLVKEAMKRVKKRGCRLFTAKIQENNVPFFIKCGWEPIGEVKDHFGVPHLEMKADLNRVEDDSK
- a CDS encoding AIR synthase related protein; the encoded protein is MVDNANGSPSLSGNDELDDIVQAVRNYLGLVRKNSIKYVFEILKQTHQFGIQLPNYGDDAAVIPWKGEYLLLAADGMMAGLLINEPYAAGKAAVMVTVNDIYAMGGRPIGMVNVLASGDERQRSSIVNGIEKGCRKLQVPMLGGHTHPDTATGEASLSVAILGSATKLLRSHQAREGDDLILGIDLNGRRGCKSVVSWDANSGSTPEQLLFRLEALPEIAEKELSCAAKDISNAGILGTISIMLENSGKGGEIDIEAIPRPMSIGLIDWLHCFQSFGFILAVQPEHSKEVQDLFLARNIDSAIVGKVTSSPLVRVHKGSKRKTLFNFEKEEITGIRFDPKCLAPGKNGLKKAF
- a CDS encoding ABC transporter substrate-binding protein, translating into MKASLTSIRILFLTLFFVIVFLAVSWAGDPVSVRMAYLQNDIHHLAFWVAEEEDIFADEGVIIDTVGAFRAGPEIMSAFASGDLDMAYVGQSPATVGFANKAADVVVVAQVNTEGTAIVIKKQDAANFESLQDLAGKTIAIPGHATVQEAILLKGLKKVGLSRKEIHLMVLKPPDMIGSLRTGQIDAFIAWEPYPAKAITSGVGKMLAASKKLWPEHPCCVLVVEKSFMKAHPRIVERTIQAHAKATQYVCHHPDKAAQIAVKYTGMDELTIRKAMQNVHFTTELNIEDAKEYVNFLSELGYIQKQDPEAFIRNFIRLDLLPSEIR
- a CDS encoding ABC transporter permease: MNWPRIVIPVFCLCIWQASSFMGMLPEYKLPSPVQILDGLESLITIGMPPGHPLHWHIFYSLHRVVVGFFSAILIALPLGLIMGWSKAIRQILEPIFEFIRPIPPLAWIPIAILWFGIGIKSAAFIIFLGAFFPILLNTIYGVRRIDPILIDAARTLNASSPAIFTKVLLPGAVPSIITGIRIGIGISWMTLIAAEFTGVKSGYGLGYMIMTARDIQRPDLIMAGMLVFGSIGFSVDIVLRLIERKIVRWR